The window TTCATAAAGTCTTGTCGTCTATTGGctaattttattgttttttcatcAATATTTATTTTGATTGGACAAACTGAATACGTCCGCATTACTCCAAAAGTAACTGATCTCTAATTGGTTGATACAACTGTCAGTTGCGGCCCCTCCCCGTCACGTGGTCAGCTAAACATGGCTACCACCACAGAACGTGAAGCCGATACGAATACTTCAGAAAACGGCATGTCTTTAAAGAAAgctctgtctgcagcctctccTCTATCTCTGAGAATAATTGCTGAATGTCCAGTGACAAAAGCAAGAGCATGCGATCTGACACTGCCACACTCCATTGTTAGCACCCCGGTTTTTATGCCGGTCGGAACACAGGGAACCCTGAAGGGAATCACTGTGGATCAGTTGGAGAGTCTTGGGTGTCAGATTTGTCTTGGAAACACATACCACCTTGGCATGAGGCCGGTAGGTAATTCTACAATAATGGCAGTTCCTTCCGCCTCCTGTCTGTTGGTCTGTTAATATCtgataaaaatgctgatgaTTTAATTTTGTAAATTTGTCTTTCCATGTTATCTCTACTACCTACAGGGACCCGATTTGATCGAGAAAGCCAATGGTTTACATGGGTTCATGAACTGGAAGAGAAATCTTTTAACTGTAAGTAGAGCTCGCCTTTCCTGAAACAGTCATAGAAGACTAAGATTTGGCAGTATGGAAGGTTTTCATATTCCTAGACGTACAAGAGGTAGCTGATGAGCTTTGTTTAAGAGACATTTGTGTCTTTAACATCTTCGTACAGGACAGTGGAGGATTTCAGATGGTATCCCTTGTGGAACTCTCCGAGGTCACGGAGGAAGGCGTCAAGTTCGAGTCCCCCTATGATGGCACAGAGATCTTACTAAGTCCTGAGAAGTCCATCAGCATACAGAACAGTCTGGGTCAGTTATAATGAATAATCTTAAATACCAATGTTTTCCCCTAAATTTTTCCACTGGCTTGCATCTCCTTGTTTCTTTGTTCCCTTCCAGGATCAGACATCATGATGCAGCTGGATGATGTGGTCAGCAGTACTGTGAAGGGGCCGCGGGTGGAGGAAGCCATGCACAGATCCATTCGTTGGCTGGATCGCTGCATTGCAGCCAACAAAaatccagacaaacagaaccttTTTGCCATCATTCAGGGAGGACTGGATGCAGAGCTGCGCAAGGCCTGCCTGGATGGTAAAAATAAATCCTGACCCATGTCAAGTTTTTGTCACTCACACGTATGTCCGTATACTGGTATTGACAAGCAAGAAAATAATTAGATTAAATGTGGACATGCCTTGaaaaatctatttatttatgttattataTCAAACAAGTGACAGGCAACTTTAAAAGAATGTGACAGTTTAGTATATTAAGTTGTCAAATTTAAATGGCATTTTGCACAAAGATATTGGGTGCAAATTACATTTTGGCTAGATTTAAAGCAACCAAGGTTGAACAGTTTAACTGTAAGACTTCTCACTCACAGGCTGTTTCCATCTCTGTAGAAATGACCAAACGGGATGTCCCCGGTTTTGCTATCGGAGGCTTGagtggaggagaggagaaagATGACTTCTGGCAGATGGTCTCTCTGAGCACTGACCACTTGCCGCGAGAAAAGCCTCGCTATCTCATGGGCGTTGGGTATGTTTGGTTGTGCAAACTAAAAGTCATCACGACAACTGTGCCCGTTAATTGACGAATTTGTGCGATCTTCGCGCGCTGTAGGTATGCTGTTGACTTGGTGGTGTGTGTCGCTTTGGGATGTGATATGTTTGACTGTGTCTTCCCAACGCGCACTGCAGTaagctctctctctgtctcataGTGCTAAGAAGTCACTTCAGAATTTTCATTTAAGAGTTCTGTCCACCTAATGACCTGTAACCGTGTTTTTAAACGGTTATATTTTCTTCCACTCAGAGGTTTGGCTCTGCTTTGGTACCCTGGGGATCTCTCCAGGTGAAACAAAAGCAGTATGCCAAAGACTTCCAGCCCATAGACCCAGACTGCCAGTGTTCCACCTGCAAGAGGTAAGTCAAGAGCAGATCAAATTTCATGATGGCACCAAATTTCTCAAATAATTTATCTTCAGAGTGTCTCAGCTGATCCTGAGAATAGGCTAATCTATGGTTTTGTCATCACAAATTTTGATCCatgatttattgattttttttttttttttttttttttttttttttcgtttgtttgttttgctttcaGGATGTGAAATTGTGCTAATAATATACTTAAATTGACTAATTACTACAGTAAATAGTTACATTAATTAAATTGGCTTAAATCATTTAACATGAAATGCATGTTGTAAGAGGGAGATGCTTGAAATGTGCTGCACTTGGATGTAAATGATCTGCCGGTTTTCTATTTCAGACATAGTCGAGCTTACCTTCATGCTCTGTTTAAGAGTGACACCGCAGCCATGCATCACATCACCATCCACAACATTGCCTACCAGGTCAGTATTAGAAAACAGTATAATGcaacatatatatttttaaaacttATTTCCAAAGACATTGTCTGTATGCTCCACATGATTTCCAATATCTGCCATCCTCACTCTGAGACACATCAGCCAGAGCCACATAATGTGTTCTCAAATGATCATATTCTTTACTCAGTTATGGCCATTGAATCTTTTATAATCTATGTTTTGTCATGGCAAAAACTTATTTTGTTACTCCAGCCTTATAAAATCAATATAAAAGCCTCATCTTTTGACAGATGTGTCccaaaaaatgaaaatcatGTTATGACTCTATCATTTTTGGCACGTTTTTGAGCATTTTCCATAAAAGTCAGCATGGTGGCCGTGTCAGTGTTTAATGTCTCGTCATTATTTAATAAATTCTATGAGATATTTACATACAGTTAAAGGTTTGCAGAAAAACAAGTATGCTCAGAGGATACTGACCTGTAGCCGACCTTATATACTCTGAAGGTGCACGGCAGGAGATCATTTCCCACTGCAGCTCTATAGTAATCACATTATGTTTTTTACCGCGCTTCATCAAACATTTCTCTTTGCAGCTCACCCTGATGCGCTCTGTGAGACAGAGTATTGTGGAGGGCCGTTTCCCTGAGTTCATACGGACATTCATGAAGCGAATGTTTCCCTCTCGTAATCAGTACCCCGGCTGGGCGGTGGACGCTTTAGCTTCTGTCAACGTCACTTTGGAATAGAGCTTTGAAGGCACCCGAGTGGAGCAGAATATCAGAGACTGAAAGAAAGATTTTGTAccattttaaatgacctttttagAGATGAATGTTTTCTACtatttgtttatgtttgttaTATATTTCCACTTTGGTTGCTGGTGAGGAGATCTGTTGTGAAAAAGCCTGACAGTCTTCTGCAACAACCTGCAAATTATCCTCACAGTTCACATTATGATAATGTTAGATTAAACAGTGTTTCAATGAGGTTTAAAACACATGAACCATCTCCTCTGCTGCACTCTGATACTTTTTGTTGTTACCGTGGCTACACAGCTATGCCCGCCCACCTGAAATGTTTTTACTTTCCTCTCAacgtctttttgtttctttgtgctGGAGTATATTACAGGGATATGTCATTTTAGTTATAGCTCCATTCCTCTGTTTTGGTGTTTAAATCTGCATCCTAACATATTTATAGGTGCCAACTCACTACTTAATCTGATAAAATGCCATCTGCAGGATGGATATTTGCATCATAATAACCACCAGAGGGCGAAATAGACGCAGCCTGAATTCTATGTGTTATAAGTATAGAGTATAAAGCAGGTCAGCTATCTCAGGTCAGCTATCTCAGAATTAATGAATCTTACTATAACAAttaggtcagatgtaggagagCACAAACACTGACATCAAATTGCTTAAAGTCCAAACTCTGCATCTATCTAAACAGCATCAAATGATTCTTGTGATCTAttgcttttttctttaacaaCAAGCAATTAACCTTTTCAGCTCTCTGTATAAATGTGCAGTTTGGGACTTACAGGAGTACTGCTGTATCAAGGCAAGGTTATGgttcattattattaattaGTGGAAGTTCATTTGAATAACACCTGTTGTCTAGGGCCTCCTGTCAACAGTCTTCCTAAGCACCACATTTGAATTTCATTACTCCTTCTGTTATGACCAGAGGCTCTGCAGGATTAACCCTGTTTAATGTTCTAAATGGCAGACAAACTAATATGTAAACCGCAAAAGTGTAGTGCTGCATTACAAATTGTGAGTTTGTCGCTTACCGACAAGGGTTGGCAGGTGATGTGCCCTTAATTACATGTGTTTATTCATTAGTCACTGGAAGAGACAAATAGAATATTCATGACGAATGTCAAAATAATACAGATGTCATATAGCAACTTTTGTAATTTTACATTGTTGTGGCACACGTTCAGAGAAACATTGAAcaacattatatatatatatatatatatatatttgaatggATTACTTTGCTCCTATTTTATTaaaatttgtttttatacttCCTCTGCTTCGATTGAGTGTCTTGGATGGCACATGGATGTGAGAGCAGCCGCTGTCTGAGCTTAGTTGGCAAGCAGAGCAGAATCATGTTAAATGTCTCAAAATGAATATACACGACAAAACCGTGGCACTAAATTAGATGTGTCCCCATGTATATGGTAGTTCTCATCATAACAAATATATCTCCTCAAGCTGACTCCTCAATGACCGAAGTATGTTACATTTTAGAAAAAACACTGTCAAAATTCACACAAAACAATAGCGCTCGTGCTGATGTAA is drawn from Odontesthes bonariensis isolate fOdoBon6 chromosome 21, fOdoBon6.hap1, whole genome shotgun sequence and contains these coding sequences:
- the qtrt1 gene encoding queuine tRNA-ribosyltransferase catalytic subunit 1, with translation MATTTEREADTNTSENGMSLKKALSAASPLSLRIIAECPVTKARACDLTLPHSIVSTPVFMPVGTQGTLKGITVDQLESLGCQICLGNTYHLGMRPGPDLIEKANGLHGFMNWKRNLLTDSGGFQMVSLVELSEVTEEGVKFESPYDGTEILLSPEKSISIQNSLGSDIMMQLDDVVSSTVKGPRVEEAMHRSIRWLDRCIAANKNPDKQNLFAIIQGGLDAELRKACLDEMTKRDVPGFAIGGLSGGEEKDDFWQMVSLSTDHLPREKPRYLMGVGYAVDLVVCVALGCDMFDCVFPTRTARFGSALVPWGSLQVKQKQYAKDFQPIDPDCQCSTCKRHSRAYLHALFKSDTAAMHHITIHNIAYQLTLMRSVRQSIVEGRFPEFIRTFMKRMFPSRNQYPGWAVDALASVNVTLE